In the genome of Christensenella timonensis, one region contains:
- a CDS encoding RpiB/LacA/LacB family sugar-phosphate isomerase, translating to MEKIVIGSDLSGFTLKEAVKKHLEELGFEVTDVGTLSPDQPVEYYQVGSNLGEAISSGKFERGVVMCGTGMGVSLIANKYPGVYCGLCESVYAVDRARTFNNINVLGMGGFFAAPELGCKMVDTFLKTEWKQGEDAETAATLEDAYRYMQELEKK from the coding sequence ATGGAAAAAATCGTAATTGGTTCAGATCTGAGCGGGTTTACGCTGAAAGAGGCTGTGAAAAAGCATCTGGAAGAGCTGGGGTTTGAGGTGACGGATGTGGGGACGCTCAGCCCGGATCAGCCGGTGGAATATTACCAGGTCGGCAGCAATTTGGGGGAAGCGATCTCCAGCGGGAAGTTTGAGCGCGGCGTCGTGATGTGCGGTACGGGCATGGGTGTGAGCCTCATCGCCAACAAATATCCGGGCGTATATTGCGGATTGTGCGAATCCGTTTATGCGGTAGACCGCGCAAGGACGTTCAACAACATCAATGTGCTCGGCATGGGCGGCTTTTTTGCGGCGCCGGAGCTGGGGTGCAAGATGGTGGATACCTTCCTTAAAACGGAATGGAAACAGGGCGAGGATGCGGAAACCGCCGCAACCTTGGAGGATGCATACAGGTATATGCAGGAGCTGGAGAAAAAATAA
- a CDS encoding LytR/AlgR family response regulator transcription factor, translated as MKIAIVDDNKPDLKLLGGFIAGYCRENRVDYELAAAAGGGAFLHGFCAGRYDLVFLDIFMQGMDGMEVAQKIRETDGDVLIVFTTTSSSYAVKSYRVRAFDYLVKPFSYEQFCQTMCLCDKALAKKRHYIEIKEGRVIRKVLLEDIIYTDYANHYIYVHTKTEVVKSYLSFADFSPMLLSFPQFLCCYRNCIVNLDHVLMLKDRDFEMTDGVRVPIKKEWYQEIRQKYADHIFGEMEREERV; from the coding sequence TTGAAAATCGCGATCGTGGACGACAATAAACCTGATCTTAAGTTACTTGGCGGTTTTATAGCAGGCTATTGCAGGGAAAACCGCGTGGATTATGAGCTGGCTGCCGCGGCGGGCGGCGGCGCTTTCCTGCACGGCTTTTGCGCCGGCAGGTATGACCTTGTTTTTCTCGATATCTTTATGCAGGGGATGGACGGGATGGAGGTCGCCCAAAAAATCCGCGAAACGGACGGCGACGTGTTGATCGTATTTACGACCACGAGTTCGTCTTATGCGGTCAAAAGCTACCGGGTACGGGCCTTTGATTACCTAGTGAAGCCGTTTTCGTACGAACAATTTTGCCAGACCATGTGCCTGTGCGACAAGGCGCTGGCAAAAAAACGGCATTATATCGAGATCAAGGAAGGCCGCGTGATCCGCAAGGTCTTGCTTGAGGATATCATCTATACGGACTATGCGAATCATTATATTTACGTCCACACGAAGACGGAAGTGGTCAAGAGTTATCTGTCCTTTGCCGATTTTTCGCCTATGCTGCTCTCCTTTCCGCAGTTCCTCTGCTGTTACCGCAACTGCATCGTGAACCTGGACCATGTCCTGATGCTAAAGGACAGGGATTTTGAGATGACGGACGGTGTGCGTGTGCCCATCAAAAAGGAATGGTACCAGGAAATCCGCCAGAAATATGCAGACCACATTTTTGGTGAAATGGAACGGGAGGAAAGGGTATGA
- a CDS encoding TetR/AcrR family transcriptional regulator, which yields MEPTAKKTRNIQNLLLETTIRHIEAYGVDKISLRKIAAECGVTHATAYKYYENKNALIGATIPYVLAHMYPYINRAVKKASDEEPFVALLKAYVRYMVKHPQYHYLLHPDAPGQTFWPAGHALYRNSYDGHPYMEIMNGYLEKCKVPKNEYPLLVPLVSSVVNGLILLANKHSLVYKGDQGDLVDLLVLTPLKLKPKGKRKTR from the coding sequence ATGGAACCGACGGCAAAAAAAACGAGGAATATACAAAACCTGCTGCTGGAAACAACGATCCGCCATATCGAAGCCTATGGGGTCGATAAGATTTCCCTGCGCAAAATTGCGGCGGAATGTGGTGTCACACATGCGACCGCCTATAAATATTATGAAAATAAAAATGCCCTCATCGGGGCGACGATTCCTTATGTACTTGCGCATATGTATCCTTATATCAACCGTGCCGTAAAAAAGGCCTCTGACGAAGAACCCTTTGTTGCTTTGCTCAAGGCCTATGTGCGCTATATGGTCAAGCATCCCCAATACCATTATTTGCTTCATCCGGATGCGCCCGGCCAAACTTTCTGGCCGGCAGGCCATGCGCTTTACAGGAATTCATATGACGGCCATCCCTATATGGAGATCATGAATGGCTATCTGGAAAAATGCAAGGTTCCAAAGAATGAATATCCTTTGCTTGTCCCGCTGGTATCATCCGTGGTCAACGGCCTTATCCTTCTGGCCAACAAACATTCGCTCGTATATAAAGGCGATCAAGGCGATTTGGTCGACCTCTTAGTCCTGACGCCCCTGAAGCTGAAGCCGAAAGGAAAACGGAAAACCCGTTGA
- a CDS encoding ATP-binding protein, which produces MSLPFAFLFFIAPTLFHLYFFFVVFNGRMRFSAGKEIAIFTAIVAGAACLCLYYVHGPAEGLGRNLPMVVFIAALIASQFLMYRAAIPQIIFTYFLITTCLDCVFSLGKVLQIYWLNDFLPTDISFVVSYTVVLIIVAPLMYLMLGKMLRPLVEQEKKTPGASVWNFLWAVPFLFFVLYKAVISFDYSSPSEYLGDPPILVIVVWSACLFLSYYVILEALLRTVKQAELQEELRISKILLSVQEREYRTLRTWIEEAGRKQHDRKHYLLLMKSYIGSGQLVKLESMIDGELDDLQQSDVRICENYAADAIVRYYMDLAAAQDIRFEHRIKLPEALAVPDQELCVVVGNILENALEACARQKSRARFISIRAETTGKDVVAISVKNSYEGKIVPSGNGRFLSAKRNQEGIGIASIQNIVSKNNGLAEFRYRDGVFISRILLNPPRDMD; this is translated from the coding sequence ATGAGCCTTCCTTTCGCGTTTTTGTTTTTTATTGCGCCGACACTTTTTCATTTGTACTTTTTTTTCGTGGTTTTTAATGGACGCATGCGTTTTTCCGCAGGCAAAGAAATAGCAATCTTTACGGCAATCGTAGCGGGGGCGGCCTGCCTTTGTTTATACTATGTGCATGGGCCGGCGGAAGGTCTGGGACGCAATCTGCCGATGGTGGTATTCATTGCCGCCCTGATCGCATCGCAGTTTTTAATGTACCGTGCGGCAATACCGCAAATCATTTTTACTTATTTCCTCATCACGACATGCCTGGATTGTGTTTTTTCCCTTGGAAAAGTCTTGCAAATTTATTGGTTGAATGATTTTTTGCCGACGGATATTTCTTTCGTTGTTTCCTATACGGTTGTTTTGATCATCGTTGCACCGCTCATGTACCTGATGCTGGGAAAAATGTTGCGGCCGCTTGTAGAACAAGAGAAAAAAACGCCGGGTGCTTCGGTGTGGAATTTTTTGTGGGCGGTTCCCTTTCTCTTTTTTGTTCTTTATAAAGCGGTCATTTCCTTTGATTACAGCTCCCCGTCCGAGTATCTTGGCGATCCGCCCATCTTGGTGATCGTTGTCTGGTCGGCGTGCTTGTTCCTTTCGTATTATGTGATCCTGGAAGCTTTGCTGCGGACGGTGAAACAGGCGGAATTGCAGGAAGAGCTGCGTATTTCAAAAATCCTGCTTTCAGTGCAGGAGCGCGAATACCGTACGCTGCGAACATGGATCGAAGAGGCGGGCAGGAAACAACACGACAGGAAGCATTACCTGCTTTTGATGAAAAGCTATATCGGTTCGGGGCAGCTTGTAAAGCTGGAAAGCATGATCGATGGAGAACTCGACGATTTGCAGCAAAGCGATGTGCGGATCTGTGAAAATTATGCGGCTGACGCGATCGTCCGCTATTATATGGATCTGGCGGCGGCGCAGGACATCCGCTTTGAACACCGTATCAAGCTTCCGGAAGCGCTCGCCGTGCCCGACCAGGAGTTATGTGTGGTAGTGGGAAATATTTTGGAAAATGCGCTGGAGGCATGTGCCCGGCAAAAAAGCAGGGCGCGTTTTATCAGCATCCGTGCAGAAACTACGGGCAAGGACGTAGTAGCGATTTCGGTCAAGAACAGCTATGAAGGAAAGATTGTTCCTTCGGGCAATGGACGGTTCTTGTCGGCAAAACGCAATCAGGAGGGCATTGGTATCGCCTCGATACAGAACATCGTTTCCAAAAACAACGGACTGGCCGAATTTCGTTACCGGGACGGCGTTTTTATATCGCGCATCCTGCTGAACCCGCCGCGGGATATGGATTGA